taaaaaaaatactaaatatattaaaaactatgttgttttaaatatttaagttatttataatcaaagttattattaatatgtagtttttaaattataaaagataaaaaaaaatgaattaaaatgaTGAGGTAGagtgttaaattttattaaacaaaattattgtaCAGGTTAAAAATTTGGTGGATGTTGAATAATTATAtggaagagagaaaaaaactatgtagaagatgaaatgaaaaaaaaacatggtgtTGAATCAAAGAATCAATGTAGATAGTCTAAAGGGgaatttgccaaaactaacccacaacttgattttaacctcAAACTTAtatccaaacttgaatcaaatggagaactaacctaaaagctttgtgaaattacagctgaATCCCTtgttaccaaacaaaaaaaaacagaagccatttttacgaatatagctccagtaagtcgtctgagttgtctgagatgttggaagtcgtctgaacgacttcaaagtaagtcttctggtgtagctgatcttaaaaataatttataaaatttttaaaaaatattttgataagcgaaaaattaaaatcatgtaattataaacagttttaagtgatataaattaaaatataacaaaattgaattgttttcaacatagatgaatgtaggtagtgaatcatggtattctttggtctaggatttggcaacatatgttgtagtattgtatgtattcttagggttagattttggaaagcttgaatgtttttttgaaaaattaaatttttacctattcatgtttatttttgtgtatagtaaacacttttgaagtttaatttgattttacaaagtgtttatttagttaattagatgatttacaagtaagtcgtctaggaagtcgtatgaatcaaaaatatttaacgtaattggatttttttgtctccctatataaagaaaaatttacacgtTATATCTACTCCTCTCAAATGggtgcaacaaaaatgtaatgttcatcattctaaaactcttcaacctctctctactctctttgacttgaaaacaccaaactttatatgaatttttcagttttgtctcatgtctttcttactaatctatcttttttttgcaggtttttaatcagatgatactcatcttccactcatttaaaggtatatctattaattttagatatgtatttttgtgtgttctatagaggtagatttatctaatcttccactcattttatctttttttaagccatttgaacgtttttggatatgcaggtttttcagatctggatttgatgtgcaagtttttcagatctggaagacttctgggatgaCTTACCtattagtcgtctaaaatataatgcactagacgacttccaggaagaaTTCCAGACGATTTcaaggaagtcgtctggacttcctggaagtcgtctggacttcctggaagtcttttgacgaagtctccctttcataatagatctgagcgttttggtaaattttcatgtctgatttttcttcatttgctaacttcttgttgtataaagttctaacttttttcccaaactaaaactttccaaactcactctaatctctttgacttgaaaacaccaaactttatatgaatttttcagttttgtctcatggctttcttactaatctatttttttttgcaggtttttaatcagatggtactcatcttcagCTCATTTAAAGgcagatctattaattttagatatatatttttctgtgttctataaaggtaaatttatctaatcttccactcattttctctgtttttaacgttttttggcatgcaggtttttcagatctggatttgatatgcatgtttttcagatctggaagacttctgggacgacttacctgttagtcgtctaaaatataatgcgctagacgacttccaggaagtcttccagacgacttcccgacgacttctaggaagtcttccagacgacttccagacgacttctaggaagtcttccagacgacttctaggaagtcttccaggaagtcgagacgacttcctggaagtcttctgacgaagtcttcttccatatcaagtggagtccaagcttgtctttgtagaggaatgatctataatagttttgtttgtggtttgttttgtgatttgcatgtctactcttttagttgtgatttttttgtaaaatcagtaataatgtttcccaatatgtaatacatgtgctaacagtgtgtttacacatttacaaatcaatgaaataatagacttcaataaccttttttcttatctttggatctctcatatgcaataataaactccaatggtctttttctcatcttaataaacaagaatgttgatAGCTTCATATTGacacaacattttaagaagcattttaacccttcttccaactcataacaataatcatcattagtgtctataacaataatacttaagagatggaaacaaacaatattaactagtcaaagcatatcatattttttataagtttgaaaaacttagtcaaatttagtaaaactaagggagaaaacatattttgaaaatatgagttttacatatcttgaagttacttatcactcttaaaaatacaagttattcaaaaactagcgtaaaagacttaaaaactagtgtAGAAcgtggaagtcttctcggatcagttagaaactttaattaacgtgaatgttggtaacctcataaatatcacaaattaagttataaatttcattcagtagcccaaatattcattaataaacatgaattaacaagaaaatgttaaaaatgtctttatagttttagagaaaatgcaagtttattaaacattgacgcagacgacatccacggaggtcgtctagtagacttctagagaagtcgtccatttaggtcatttttgcagttaaaattttacaaagactctgttgtaatgagtaggttaaCTCCACAGACTATGtgttcatgtccaggttataatcttcttgagccattgcaacaagatcagcatgtgtcgaaccttcactcaaaagtaacattctcgctcctttgaaatgatcaaccacaaaattcaaACATCCATCTTtaaacaaccattctccatacactgcatgtaactaaCGCATCGTCTGAAAatgtcaaaataaaacacattaacaaacatagaacaaagaaaacgaaagtttattaaagatcGACGCGGACGATctacgcggacgacttcaatataagtcttccagacgactaaaatataagtcgtctggtcaacgcagaggttatttttgcaattgactttgaaatatgTTATCTGAGACGACtaaaaaataagtcgtctaattttgtttggttaaaaaaaactccaaaaaagctagacaaCTTactttcagtcgtcataggttagttttgcatttgagtggattatttcagaagtttgacttccctgaacgacttacatttcagtcgtctggggaaaattgaaatatcaataatttattaaaactcgacgacttacaattaagtcgtcataggttagttttgcaattgaaaaataaaacttcaatatttaattatatatagacgacttacaattcagtcgtccgtccgacttacataagtcgtctaggatttacgaggtttgaccagaatctcagaataaaatcctggacgacttacatgtaagtcgtcgggcggacaactgaattgtaagtcgtctatatataattaaatattgaagttttttttttcaattgcaaaactaacctacgaCGACTTACTcgggttttaataaaatattgatatttcaattttctaccagacgactgaaaaataaatcGTCCAAGAAAGTCAAAATTCCGACAAAATcgagtcaaatgcaaaactaacatatgacgacttacacgtaagtcgtctaggttctttggagatttttttgtaaccaaacaaaaacatacgacttatatttcagtcgtctcagaaaacagatttcaaagtcaattgcaaaaataacctccccagacgacttacctggaaagtcgtctggacgaacagatctgaaaaaaaattcgatttcataccttaaattggtgagataacttccttagcacacataaggcttctccaagcacacagaatctcaaacgaaagtgacccacccagaatcgttagcttctatgactctatgaaccataaaaaatgtagaatcaaaatcttgagatTTTTTTAGCTGAGAGTGGAGAAAAAGtgagagagatgttgtgtttactTCATAAgaatgagaaagaagaagagtaaaTCGATTTttggagcattaagagcttcaaattggttgttcatggtggttggggtattgatgacaaagataatcttgtaattacttgaagatgacgAGGgtgagagtaaaaatgtcatttttcaaaaaaaaaaattgatggcattttcgtgaattatataaacttgtggggtgaataggacaaaacTAATTTCCAAAGAAAAGGaatgttagttttgtgtttgactttgacTTTTAgatcaattttgcaaaaagccctagtCTAAAAGCGTCATATTATTCTACACGCCTCattcatttacatattcataTGTTATGACTTTTTAATTTCTACTGGAATTAATATCAATTCAAATTCTACATCAAATGGACAAAAATATAACTAACGTCAAATTCTAAttagtaataatatttttggaaataaGCCAGAAAAAAAATTCACGTGAACTTTTTCACGTCAGTCCAAAATAACCAAATACCACGTTAATGAAAAGAGTTAAACATGAATTTGAAAATCCAACCATACGAAAAATGTTTTAAAGGAAAGAGTTATTAGCTGTATGGCTGTATCTAACTATGAAATTACCCTCTCTATTATATGTCTGCAACCACGTAATTCTAAAAGAGCACAAGAGACAGATATGAAACCCcaaatctttttcttttatgaaaGAGTCTCCACAAAACTAGAAGTTGTTTAGGAAAGACGTCTTCTCACCACACGTTCAAAAATAGCAAACGCTAAAAATAAACACTAGTACAAGAACCTATAAAATACGCTGAGACAAAAACTTATTACTCAGGCATTCATAATTTAAATAAGCCTGGGATCATAATTTCTCATCTCCCCAACTAAAACCGGGGAcgactaaaaataaaataaaaatctaaaaaaattaaaaaaaaatgagagcCTCAACAAGAGTCATATGGACAGTATCTGTCCTTATGCTAGCGGCTGTGTCGGATGCCATTTTCCCTCTACCATTTCTTCCCTTCCTCCCTGGCTTCAACAACGGCATTCACGACAACGATGCTCTGAAGGTTGCTAAACCAGTGGCTACCGGTGGAAAAGCTGGAGGAAAAAGAAGATCAGGCGGTGCTCCCGAAGCTCAGACAAACTGGCCTGGAAAGTGGGAGTTGTTCTTGGAAAACTCAGGTGTGTCAGCCATGCATGCAGGCCTGATGCCACTCATCAACCAGGTCCAATTTTATGACGCAACCATCTGGAGAATCTCAAAGATTAAGCTTCCTCCGGGTGTTCCATGCCACGTCGTCAATGCCAAGACCAACAAGATCGATTGTTGGGCTCATTCGGTTCTCATTGATGTCAACAACGGTGCCATTAAGCCTCTATCCGTATGTATCATATCCCCATTCACATACATAATATTTAGTATAATTTGGACTTTTATTGAACATCTTTATTATTCACATACTTTTAATGATAGCTTGCCACTGATACATGGTGCTCGTCTGGAGGTCTGACCGTCAACGGAACAATGGTGAGCACTGGAGGATATGGAGGAGGAGCCAACACGGCGAGGTACCTAGCGGCTTGTCCAAACTGCCAATGGCATGAATACCCTCAGGCTTTGGCTGCGAAGAGATGGTACTCAACGCAAGCAACTCTCCCTGACGGAAAGTTTTTCATTATTGGAGGACGTGACGCCATGAACTACGAGTACATCCCAGAGGAAGGACAAAACAACAAGAAGATCTACGACTCATTGCTCCTTAAGCAAACAGACGACCCGGAAGAGAACAACCTCTACCCCTTCGTATGGCTTAACACCGACGGTAACCTCTTCATCTTCGCAAACAACAGATCCATCCTTCTTAGCCCCAAAACGAACCAAGTCATCAAAGAGTTCCCTCAGCTCCCAGGTGGTTCCCGTAACTACCCTGGATCAGGCTCCTCAGCACTCCTCCCCATCCATCTTTACATGAAAAACCCTAAAGTCATCCCTGCTGAGGTCCTCGTCTGCGGTGGAACCCGACACGACGCTTATTACCGTGCCAGCAAGAAGGTATTGTTGGAACTAAACATTATAATCTTTTTGGCAAGGACAATACAGCCTAATGAAACATTGGTCCTACTCCTcaaaatttttagaattttatatatataaaaataggttctcaaattatattaaaaaaagtttaaatttttttagtatAGCACAAAAACTCAGATGAGGtttttctttttggaccaagtaaAATGTTGATTTATTTTCGTGGTCCTGTAGGTATTCGAACCAGCACTACAGGACTGCGCAAGGATAAGAATCAACAGCGCTAAGCCACGATGGAAGATAGAGACTATGCCAACGCCACGAGTCATGAGTGACACCGTCATCCTCCCTAACGGAGACATACTCCTAGTCAACGGAGGTAAACGTGGATGTTCAGGATGGGGCTATGGTAAAGACCCTAACTTCGCTCCCACCTTGTACAAGCCTCGTGCCGCCCGGGGCAAGCGTTTCAGAGAGCTCGCAGCCACCAACATCCCACGTATGTACCACTCCATCGCCATCGCTATCCCCGACGGTAAGGTTCTCGTCGCTGGAAGCAACACCAACGACGGTTACAAGTACAACGTTGAGTTCCCTACGGAGCTTCGCGTTGAGAAATTCTCACCGCCTTACCTCGACCCGGCACTAGCCACCTTGAGGCCAAAGATCGCCACGTCACCTAAACAGATCAGATATGGACAGAACTTCAACGTGAAGGTCAACCTTAACCAAAAAGACGTGACCAAGCAGAGTCTCAAGCTTACCATGTTAGCACCATCCTTTACCACGCACAGTATCTCCatgaacatgaggatgcttCTGTTGGGTGTCGGTGGTGTTAACCCTGCTGGTGGCGCTTCTTTTGAAATCCAGACGGTTGCACCGCCCAGTGGAAATGTTGCACCGCCCGGTTATTATCTTCTCTTCGCCGTCTACAAAGGTGTTCCCAGCACTGGTGAATGGATTCAGATCGTCTaaggatgatttttttttaacccaTTTTTCTGTATGCCGTAACATCTTTATTATGTAAAAGAAAAATCTCGTAATGTTAAGTTTTTTGGTACTTTTctataaaatttgtatatgCCATGATTAATGTATCCAAATTCCTTTGTGTGTTGAGTTTCTCAGTGATTCCATGGTTCGTCCTAAATTTTGTATCGGagcaaaattaaacaaattataaatatatctccaatcctttttttatattttcttttataatagtatttaatttaaaagttCATGCCATGCATCcacttttatttcatttttaatcatgtttttattttatattaatggaaagaaattacatttttatttaattttataccaTTTAAATGTTGAATATCCAGTATAGATTAATTATTTAGCATAATGATGATggatgttattttttattttcttttgtttgatcttaaaattttaatagattatCAAAACCCTTTCGTATTACCCAAACCACACTTCTCTCTTCAAAAAAGAACAGGAAGCAATATATAGTCaaacaagcaaaacaaacatgatCAACCAGGTGAataaacacaagaaaaaaatctaccACAAGTGTCGTCAAACACTAAGATGCATGTCCAAATCCTAAGCCAATGCCtgcattttttttgtatatgtacaaagtcctctctctcttttctctcctctcttctATGCTCTACTTGGTTGTTAGTGTCTCTCAGTGGGGCTTCTCATGTTCTCtaactttgctagaaatgaaaGTTTCTTTGGTAGAGCTCTTGGAGACTTCATCATCGGCTTCTCCAAAGCTCTTGGAGACTTCATCATCAGCTTCTCCAAAGCTCTTGGAGACTTCACCATCGTCTTCTCCTGCTCAGCTTTGTGGAAGAGTTCTATATCACTCATCGAACAATGCTTCTTTGTATCTGATGACAATCTCCACCCTATGAGTTCTGATAGTTTCCTCGAGTTTGGCGTTTCCGCCGACTCCATCTTTTCGGTTTCCTCATATTCAGATTCCACCTCACTTTCAGCTGATCTTCTCTCTGCCTCTGCCATCATCTGTCTTTGAACTAGCGCATCAGCTTCAAGAACATCCTCTATTCTTGACATGATCTTGGAAGCAAGATTTTCTAAAACCCTCGAATAGCTCTCCAAAATCGCCTGTCCAATGTCCTGTGAAAGACCCATGATAACAAACTCtattaagtttttaataaaatttagcaTGCtgatgtttattttttctttcttgttttttacGTTACCTTGTTGTTTTTAATCTTGGAGACTTCAAATGAAGATTGTGGGATCCCAGGGTATTGGTGTTTAAGCATAACCAAAACAGTCTCAGCTCGGACCTCTAAAAGCTCCCTCTTCTCCAAGCTAACAGAGGATCCCCACTGTGATTTCCCGTCTTTCTCTTTCTGGttcatcttcctcttccatATTACCATGGAGGCTTCAATCCTGTTCTTTAGATCAAGAACTTTGTGTTCCGTTGACAAATCCAAGAAAGAAAGGAAGTAGTCAGGATCAAAGTGTTCATCTGTTAGGATCTTGTAAAGGAAATCTCCGAGGATTGTCTTCCCATTCTACAAAATAACAACAATTATATATTAGCTTAGCGGTAAAAGAATAATCAAGAACATTCATGAAGAAGAAGTGAATAACCTTTGGAAGGGAGTCAATGTAGTTGTCAGGAATGTTCATTTCAGACAATACTACATCATTTATGGCTGTGGCGGCTTTGAGGACTTGTGCCACAGAATCTTTTCGACTTTGCAACAGTTTACGTGATTCTTCAGACAATCCATCCGATGGAACCTTAACAACTGGTAACCACCAGTTCTCATCCCTCCTCCAGTCTCCATTGTTCGATGTATCCTCAACATCTCTTGGGACATACCAAAAGTCTTTCTGGTCCTTAAAGTTGTCCAAAGTCTCCTGCCAAAATGATAACTTGTATTAATAGGATGGCATCACAAAACGCATTTACATATTTGCATGGAACTAATTTAAATCTCTTTTTGAGTTTGTTATCCTATATAGATCTTAAAGTAAACAAAAGTGTGTTTTATCCGCATTTTATTAAGTTAGAGTGTGAACATATATCATATGAtcatatattcattttttttttgaaaaagggttaTGATCGTATATACATGCACACTTGATTGGGATGATAATATAGTATTTGACGTTAACATTTATGTTTATACTTGCAGTTGTGttgtatagaaaaataaaatcaaacacTTGTAGCAAACGTTAAAACTTAACAATCAATGGTATTCCATGAGGATGCAGTAAAAACTCACGAGAAGAACCAAATCAAGCTTGCGTAAGGCTGGAATGTTCATCAGCAAATCATCTCTTTGTTTGGTCACCATGATCTACAAAAGATCAAATTAAAGATTTATAAGATAAATAGTCACGAGGAGTATTGTATTTACGTAACTGACTAATAGTCCATGCATTCACCTCGGTGAATGCTCCATTTTTGCCTATTTGCTTAGAAGGAACAAACTGGACAATGTGATCAACCACAGACAATAACAAATTCATTTCTTTCCTCCAAATCTTTTTAGTCTCCGGATACATAGGCTGCAATTTCATCTGCTCCCCGAACACAGAATCTGTCAATACCAAAGCCACGAGTAGTTTGTCAATTTTTAACAATTCAAATAAGTCAATTAGGGATATAATAGTCTCAAATATTTACCAGCGAGGTTGGTGATGGCATATGACAAAGCTAACGCAGATGTCACGCCTTCACTACCGCCTGACATGTCCTCTCCAAGCAGCAGTTTTGCGAATCTTGCCTTCATTGCTTCCATGTctgaaacatatataaatgCACATATGACGTAAGAACTAATCTAAAATAAAGATATGTAAATATCTACTACTAATTGATTTTTCAGATCATCCAACCCATGTATATACAGAACTGCAATCTAAATGCAATTCATATACCATATACAATGTGTGTGGTTTcaccaaacaaaaacattttcaatttcactcatattttgttaaaatatgatTACTATTTATATGTATCATGTTTTCTGTGGGGTCAAACATAAGATATCATGTTATTTGTTTAAATTACACGCGAgggcaaattataaaataaagccCATATTAAGAGGTAAACAAACCTGATGTCCTGTTTTGCCTGCCTCTACGAGTCCATACAGCAAGTTCGTGCTCCGGGGTATGCCTGCCATCCCCGCGATAAGAAAATGATGAATGTCCAGAGTTCCGACCATCAAACATCTTTCTAAAACTGAAAGATCTTGGCCAGCTTATTTTACGTCCTAATGTCCTCACCATCCCCAATTTACTCCTCTCAATTTATCTTTCCCCacacactctttttttttctttctcagatcttacataatataaaaaagcAAATGAAATACACAaatgagaagagaagaaggcaaaaGAGACGTACAGATCAAGAACTAGTCCGTTCGCTCTCCATTGTCTCTGTTCTTTCACCACGGAATGAAACAAAACACATACCAAAAGATAAGTGGAGCAAAACAAATACTTTATGTTCTGTATATTTTTCCAGTGATGTTCTGTTTTTGAGGTGGTGGAAGTAAATGAAACAGATAAATGTTGATGTATACTTTTTCTAGGGGTGGAGAGACAACGTGCGGTGCATGTTGTACAAAAGAAGGCAATATACTTTCTcaagactttttatttatttatatttgatcTTTCAGCTATTCTTATAacttgtttttaatatttctattacTGAAAAGGAAGTTGTcatgatataaaattttgagtcatatatttacaaagaaAGAGGCATTAAACACATATAAACTTAAGTTTAAAAGACCATAAAGAGATATGACCGAGCCTTCAACTTCGATTAAATGAAAGTTAtccaaacagggaaactagCGGCGACCCCGCCTGTTACCACGTTCACGGTTACCCCTTCCAGCCGCTACAGGATGCCATTGCACCTGCTTCGCCTTTGCTGACGGTTTTACCGGCCTTTCCAGAAGGATTCTTTGCTTAAGGTTCAGCGGCttaaatatctata
This genomic stretch from Brassica napus cultivar Da-Ae chromosome C9, Da-Ae, whole genome shotgun sequence harbors:
- the LOC106431286 gene encoding aldehyde oxidase GLOX1 produces the protein MRASTRVIWTVSVLMLAAVSDAIFPLPFLPFLPGFNNGIHDNDALKVAKPVATGGKAGGKRRSGGAPEAQTNWPGKWELFLENSGVSAMHAGLMPLINQVQFYDATIWRISKIKLPPGVPCHVVNAKTNKIDCWAHSVLIDVNNGAIKPLSLATDTWCSSGGLTVNGTMVSTGGYGGGANTARYLAACPNCQWHEYPQALAAKRWYSTQATLPDGKFFIIGGRDAMNYEYIPEEGQNNKKIYDSLLLKQTDDPEENNLYPFVWLNTDGNLFIFANNRSILLSPKTNQVIKEFPQLPGGSRNYPGSGSSALLPIHLYMKNPKVIPAEVLVCGGTRHDAYYRASKKVFEPALQDCARIRINSAKPRWKIETMPTPRVMSDTVILPNGDILLVNGGKRGCSGWGYGKDPNFAPTLYKPRAARGKRFRELAATNIPRMYHSIAIAIPDGKVLVAGSNTNDGYKYNVEFPTELRVEKFSPPYLDPALATLRPKIATSPKQIRYGQNFNVKVNLNQKDVTKQSLKLTMLAPSFTTHSISMNMRMLLLGVGGVNPAGGASFEIQTVAPPSGNVAPPGYYLLFAVYKGVPSTGEWIQIV
- the LOC106431307 gene encoding rop guanine nucleotide exchange factor 10-like, producing the protein MVRTLGRKISWPRSFSFRKMFDGRNSGHSSFSYRGDGRHTPEHELAVWTRRGRQNRTSDMEAMKARFAKLLLGEDMSGGSEGVTSALALSYAITNLADSVFGEQMKLQPMYPETKKIWRKEMNLLLSVVDHIVQFVPSKQIGKNGAFTEIMVTKQRDDLLMNIPALRKLDLVLLETLDNFKDQKDFWYVPRDVEDTSNNGDWRRDENWWLPVVKVPSDGLSEESRKLLQSRKDSVAQVLKAATAINDVVLSEMNIPDNYIDSLPKNGKTILGDFLYKILTDEHFDPDYFLSFLDLSTEHKVLDLKNRIEASMVIWKRKMNQKEKDGKSQWGSSVSLEKRELLEVRAETVLVMLKHQYPGIPQSSFEVSKIKNNKDIGQAILESYSRVLENLASKIMSRIEDVLEADALVQRQMMAEAERRSAESEVESEYEETEKMESAETPNSRKLSELIGWRLSSDTKKHCSMSDIELFHKAEQEKTMVKSPRALEKLMMKSPRALEKPMMKSPRALPKKLSFLAKLENMRSPTERH